In Uranotaenia lowii strain MFRU-FL chromosome 2, ASM2978415v1, whole genome shotgun sequence, one genomic interval encodes:
- the LOC129741753 gene encoding uncharacterized protein LOC129741753, whose amino-acid sequence MQLQVQETEGATLAASHAIGFCEVSVADNSPALYKAFERLLIESRARPVKPRKFSVSKMFGTLIGSNGTRQTPPTAVSQGTVVPCHKGELHKSRVMKRRQAFTATASL is encoded by the exons ATGCAGCTACAA GTCCAGGAAACGGAAGGCGCCACCCTCGCCGCATCGCACGCGATCGGATTCTGCGAGGTTTCCGTCGCGGACAATTCCCCTGCCCTGTACAAAGCCTTTGAGCGGCTGCTGATAGAGAGTCGAGCCCGCCCGGTCAAACCGCGGAAGTTTTCCGTCAGCAAAATGTTCG GTACCCTCATCGGCAGCAACGGAACCCGCCAGACGCCCCCGACGGCCGTTAGCCAAGGCACCGTAGTGCCCTGCCACAAGGGAGAACTGCATAAGTCCCGGGTCATGAAGCGCCGCCAGGCATTTACAGCGACGGCATCGCTATGA
- the LOC129749462 gene encoding phospholipase A2 group XV-like, giving the protein MSSCNRMKLLCALVIFHQLLAFTSGIHFFELDKIPYIENLESKIPHYYGPEREDKRRSPVILIPGDGGSRIDAMLDKPEVVHYICDKHTSMFYDIWLNKELLVWWIIDCSMDNLRLVYNNETRTTSNAPGVTLRIPGWGYSEDVEWIDTSHASVSSYYANVANALSLNGYHRGISIRGAPYDFRKAPNENEMFPVKMKKLVEEAYEINGKTPVTLIAHSMGGPMTLNFLQRQSQEWKDKYIRRLISIAGAWGGSVKSMKIYAAGDNLGSYFVSASAIRTMQVTTPSLAWLMPNPLFWKPNDVLARTKSRTYTVGQLEEFLDDMDLPESKEMYKDVLPIALNFTPPGVEVHCLYGSQKDTVESLEWPSTYDMSGTPTLVYGEGDGTVNLRSLEACKHWIGQQKQPVYVREYPGNDHLGILADLKVLDDIVKIQLKDIR; this is encoded by the exons atgtcatcTTGTAACAGGATGAAGCTTCTCTGTGCTTTGGTGATTTTTCACCAACTGTTAGCGTTCACCAGTGGAATACACTTTTTCGAGTTGGATAAAATTCCGTacatcgaaaatttggagtccAAAATACCCCATTACTATGGCCCGGAACGGGAAGACAAACGCCGATCGCCGGTTATACTGA TTCCTGGTGATGGCGGCAGTCGTATAGACGCCATGTTGGACAAACCGGAGGTGGTCCATTACATCTGTGATAAGCACACGTCCATGTTCTACGACATCTGGCTCAATAAGGAACTGTTGGTCTGGTGGATTATCGATTGTAGTATGGACAACCTGCGGTTGGTGTACAACAACGAAACTCGTACCACGTCCAATGCTCCGGGAGTCACGCTCCGTATTCCTGGCTGGGGTTACTCGGAGGATGTGGAATGGATTGATACCTCGCATGCCAGTGTGAGCTCGTACTACGCCAACGTGGCCAATGCCCTCTCTTTGAACGGATACCATCGGGGAATATCCATCCGTGGAGCTCCGTACGATTTCCGCAAAGCCCCTAACGAGAACGAAATGTTCCCGGTCAAGATGAAGAAGCTGGTCGAAGAAGCGTACGAGATCAACGGAAAAACTCCGGTCACTCTGATCGCTCACAGTATGGGAGGTCCGATGACTTTGAACTTCCTGCAACGTCAAAGCCAGGAATGGAAGGATAAATACATCAGGCGACTCATTTCCATTGCCGGAGCCTGGGGAGGATCGGTCAAATCGATGAAGATCTACGCTGCGGGAGATAATCTGGGCTCGTACTTCGTCAGTGCCAGTGCCATTCGAACGATGCAAGTCACTACTCCTTCATTGGCCTGGCTGATGCCGAATCCGCTGTTCTGGAAACCAAACGACGTTCTCGCTCGTACGAAAAGCCGCACCTACACCGTGGGACAACTCGAGGAGTTCCTGGA TGATATGGACCTACCCGAAAGCAAGGAAATGTACAAGGACGTCCTGCCGATCGCTTTGAACTTCACTCCCCCAGGTGTCGAAGTGCACTGTCTGTACGGTTCCCAGAAAGACACCGTCGAAAGTCTGGAATGGCCCTCAACCTACGATATGTCCGGAACACCAACCCTTGTCTACGGCGAGGGAGACGGAACCGTCAATCTACGGTCGTTGGAAGCCTGCAAACACTGGATCGGCCAGCAGAAGCAGCCGGTTTACGTGCGTGAATATCCGGGCAACGATCATCTCGGAATACTTGCCGACCTCAAGGTGCTGGAcgatattgtcaaaattcagcTGAAGGATATTCGCTGA